The following are encoded together in the Desulfococcus multivorans genome:
- a CDS encoding glycosyltransferase, with protein sequence MLTHVIFLIDSMVGGGAERAVVEMLRHLDHTRYRLSLALFRNDGDYMDLIPSYVTIIDLSRYTGRSNIIKRINGIRKMVADNNPDIIIAGLESPNLSLLRAAPFIRGYCRIVITEHNNLSMRLKKSRSELMKKAKSIEIQALYRLADRIIAVSDGIKTDLVHNFSLPDQLISVIHNPIDIEKIKLAGISSPEISGNYPNKPLTIISAGRLVPQKAFHELIKAFEKVREHVPALLLIFGEGPLRTELEQQVRSLNLEKYVKLPGFTNNLWSEMAKATIYASSSHWEGFHLTLTEAMACGIPVVATDCDYGPREIITHGKNGLVTPVGDVEALAKQIIELLCSDKRRRKLANEGLTRSYDFDSRVIAKKYSELIEAVL encoded by the coding sequence ATGTTAACACATGTTATTTTTTTGATTGATTCAATGGTTGGAGGAGGTGCTGAAAGAGCCGTAGTAGAGATGTTGCGCCATCTGGATCATACTCGTTACAGGCTATCACTCGCGCTTTTCAGGAATGATGGCGATTATATGGATTTAATTCCATCCTATGTGACTATAATCGATCTTTCCAGGTATACAGGGCGATCCAATATCATTAAGCGCATTAATGGTATTAGAAAAATGGTAGCAGATAATAATCCGGACATTATTATCGCCGGTTTGGAGTCGCCAAATTTATCTCTTCTTCGGGCAGCCCCTTTTATTCGAGGCTACTGTCGTATAGTTATTACTGAACATAATAATTTGAGTATGCGATTAAAAAAAAGTCGCTCAGAATTAATGAAAAAAGCAAAATCTATCGAGATACAAGCTTTATATCGTTTAGCGGATAGAATAATTGCCGTTTCAGATGGTATTAAAACTGATCTTGTTCACAATTTTAGTTTACCTGATCAGCTGATCTCGGTAATCCATAATCCAATAGATATCGAAAAAATAAAACTAGCGGGAATAAGCAGTCCGGAAATTTCAGGGAATTATCCTAACAAGCCATTAACCATAATATCTGCCGGAAGGTTGGTACCTCAGAAAGCTTTCCATGAATTGATAAAAGCTTTTGAAAAGGTGAGGGAACATGTTCCAGCCTTGTTACTAATTTTTGGCGAAGGGCCGCTGCGAACAGAATTGGAACAACAGGTGAGAAGTCTTAACCTTGAAAAATATGTCAAACTCCCAGGTTTTACGAACAACCTTTGGAGCGAAATGGCTAAAGCTACAATTTATGCATCCTCATCTCATTGGGAGGGATTTCATTTGACACTTACTGAAGCGATGGCTTGTGGAATTCCTGTAGTAGCAACAGACTGTGACTACGGCCCAAGGGAGATAATTACACATGGCAAAAATGGATTAGTTACACCTGTAGGGGATGTGGAAGCCCTTGCGAAACAAATCATTGAGCTTTTATGCAGTGATAAGCGACGCAGAAAATTGGCAAATGAAGGTCTGACGCGCAGCTATGACTTTGATAGCCGAGTGATTGCCAAAAAATACTCCGAACTTATTGAGGCAGTTCTTTAA